Sequence from the Halobaculum rubrum genome:
ACTCGAAGCCGCCGTCGTCGTCGACGCCGGCGCCCCGTCGACTCGGATCCGTCGGCCCCGCCGTCGACTGGGGCGTCGGATCGGGGTCGGGTTCTGGTTCGGGATCGGGGTCGGGTTCCGGCTCCGCCCCGCCGCCCATGCCGAGGTCGCCGGACTCGTCGTGGCCGTTGGACTCCGGCTCGGCGTCGAGCGCGTCGAGCGGGTCCTCGGCCTCGTCGGCCGCGGCTTCGGCCTCGGCCTCTGCGGCGTCCTCGTCCCAGTCGGCGTCGCCCGACTCGTACTCGTCTTTCAGTTCACTGAAACTCTTTCCGCCGCCGTTGTCGGTCCCCATAGTGTCTGAATCGGTGTCATCCGCGTCGTCGTCCCCGAAGCCGTCGAGGTCGTCGTCGAAGCTGTCCGCCTCGTCCATCCCGTCGAGGTCGTCGTCGAGGCCGTCCGCCTCGTCCATCCCGTCGAGGTCGTCGTCGAGGCCGTCCGCCTCGTCCATCCCGTCGAGGTCACCCAGTCCGTCGTCGGCTGAGTCCTCATCGAGGTCGTCCATCCCGTCGCCGGCGAGGTCCTCGTCGAAGAACCCCTCGGCGTCGGCGCTCGCGAGGTCCTCGTCGAGGTCCTCCTCGCTCTCCTCCTCGCCGCCGGTGTCGTCGAACAGTCCGAACCCACCTTCGCCGCCGAAGTCGCCGCCGCCACCGCCCTGCACGTCGTCGACGAAGGGGTTGATCCCCCGCGTGACCATCTCGTAGATGTCGAGCAGGCTGCGGACGTCCTCCCCCATGTCCTCGACTTTCCCGGAGATCTCCTCGTTCTCCGAGCGAACCGTGTTGACCGTCGAGGAGAGGCTCGCGACCTCGTTCTCGAGATCGTCGACGCGCTTCTCCAGCTCCGCGACCCCGTCGTCGCCGCCGCCGCCCTCGTCCCCGCCGAAGGGGTCGTCGTCGTCCCAGTCGTCCATGCCGCCGAGGTCGCCGAGGTCGTCGTCGTCGCCGCCGCCGCCGCCGTCGCCGCCGAAGGCGCCGTCGTCGCCGCCGAGCAGATCGTCGCCGTCGTCGTCGACGTCCCCGGGCCCGTCGTCGCCGTCGCGGAAGCGATCGAGCAGACTGGCTCCCAGGAGCCCCAACGAGACGAGGAGTGTCGCGTCGGCCCCCGGGATCCCGCCGACTCCTGCTCCCGATAGCGCGGTGAGGAGACCCATTACGCCAGAACACCCCCGAGCGAAACTTAAACCCATCCCGCAGATTATCGCACCCGATAACAGCGGTTCGGTGACTCCCTCGGCCGAGATCGGGGAGACCGCGCCCGGAGAACGTGACCGCGTGCCGATCGAACGTCGACCGCGAACTCTCTACAGTACGATCGTCTCGCCGCCGGCGTACGAGACGTGGAGCGCACCGGTGGCGGTGTCGAACCGAAGCGACCGTCCGCGGTCGCCGCCGGTGTCGGTTCCGTCGACGACGATACCGCGCTCGCTGAGCGCCGCCTCCGCTGCGGCGACGTTGCGGTTGCCGACCGAGCCGTCCGTTCCGTTGGCGTTGAACTCGATCATCTCGGCGGCGCCGGCGATCTTCGCGCGGACCCCGTCCGGGTCGGCCCCGGCGTCCGCCATCGCGTCGACCGTCGCGTCGATACCGTCGACCACGAACTTCTCGGGGGCCCCCGGGCGGCCGTCGGCGACGGGGAGCATCGCGTGTAAGAGTGCGCCGACGCCCGCGCTCGGATCGGAGAGCGCGACGCCGAGACACGAGCCGAGCCCGCTGGTGACGAGCACCGCACCGTCGTCGGCGACGACCGCATCGGAGAGTCCGACCTTCAGTCGCGGCGCGGACTCCTCGGACGCCGGCGCCGCCGACGGCGCGCCGGCGCTCGACGAGTTGGTCGGGCTCACGGTCGCCTCACCGGGGGAGCCCGCCGTCGGTCGCCGCCGGTTCGATACGGTCCAGCGCCGCCGCCAGCTCGCGTTGGTCGGGGAGGGCGTAGATGTCACACCGCACGTTGCCGTCCGGGGTTCGGACCGTCGAGTCGATGATGAACGCGTGGTCCTGCGTCCGCCCGAGCCGACCGACCAGCGGACTCATCACCGCCGAGCCCATGTCGTGGACGAACTGCGGCGGGGTGTGCTCGATGCTCGTGCCGAGCACGTTCGCCCAGCCGTCGATGAACCCCGAGGTCATAATGTTCCCCAGCTCCCGGAGCGCTCCCTTCTCCATGTCGCCGATCCCCGGCTCGGTCTCCGTGGGTATCATGCCGTCGGCGACCTCCTCGGCCGACGCCTCGTCGAAGAGAATGGCGAGGTAGCCGCTCGGGTCGCCGTGAAGTTCGAACACCGTGCCGGCGACAGTCTCCGTGCCCAACTCGGCGGGCACGTCCTGCACCGGGACGAATCGGAGTCGCGAGACGTCCACGTCGGTCTCGGTCCCGGTCATCATGGTGATGTTGTCGGCGGCGGAGGCGGCGCCCTGCTCGGTCATCCGGTTGAACGTGGGCAGCTTGTTCACCGGGACCGCGTCGCCCGCCTCGCCGACGGGGCCGTCGTGGCCGAGCATGTCGGTGAAGCCGGCGTACTCGGGCAACATGTAGATCGCGAACTCGAGGTCCTCGTCCATCGAAGAGATCTGGGACTCGAACATGAACACGCCCTGTCTGTCGGCGTCGAACGCGCCGTCCGGGAGGATGTCGATCCCCGACGCGCGGACGTACGCCGGCGGCGTCATGTCGATGCCGACGCCGAGGTGGTCGGCCCAGCCGTCGATGAACCCCGAGGTCATGATGTTGCCCGCCTCGGTGACGCCGCTTCTGACGAACTCGCCGTCGCCGCCGCCGGGCATGAGTCGCTCGACGAGACTCTCGGCCGCCTCCAGCTCGAACGCCAACACGGTCTGGCCGCTGATCCCGCCCTGTAGCCCGATCTCGACGCCCACGAACTCCCGGCCGGCGAACGACTCCCGCAGGTCGCCGGCGGCCATCAGCGTCACGTCGGTCACGTCGACGTACACGTTCGCGCCGGCGAGCTGTCCGAGCGCGTCCGCGGCCCGATCCGCTCCCTGACGCGCGAGATCGGAGAACTCCCCCAGCGACTGGATGTCGACGTACATTCCTACGCGGGGACGACGTCGTTGATCGCTTCGAGCACGTTCGGCTTCTGGAACGGTTTCGTGATGTACCCCTCGGCGCCCGCCTTGATCGCGGCCTTCATCTTCTCCTCCTGCCCGACGCTGGTGCACATGATGACGCTCGCGTCGGGGTGTTCCTCCGTGATCTCGGTAGTCGCCTCGATCCCGTTTCGGATCGGCATGACGATGTCCATCATCACGATGTCGGGAGCGTGTTCGCCGTAGAGGTCGACCGCCTCCACGCCGTTCTCGGCCTCGCCGACGATCTCGAACTCGCCCTCGAGGATCTCCCGCAGGAGGTTCCGCATGAACTCCGAGTCGTCCGCGATCAGCACGCTGGTCGGCATATAGCCGATCTCGCCCCGCCGGAACGCATAAACGCATCCCCGCGGCTATCACCCGTGAAAACCGGACGGTGTCGAGGCGGCTCCCGGCGCGCCGCCGCCCGGGCGACTCACTTCAGCCGAAGTCCGCCGGCCTCGTCGAGTGCTGCGAGCACGTCCTCGACGGAGTCGTCACGGGAGACCCCGAGCCCGGCGAGCGCGGACCGAACGGCGTTGGGCGACAGTCGCGGGGCGGTGTCCATCCCCGCCAGAAGGATGCCGAGCGCGTCCGCCGTCTCGGTGTCCCCGCCGACGGCGTCCGCGAACCAGGTCACGAGCGTCTCGAAGGTCTCTCCGACGTCGTCGGAGGCCATCCGGTGGCGTGCCGTGCGCCCGTCGATCGACAGCGTCGCGTCGAAGCCGTAGGCGAACTCGGTATCCGCGAGCGAGGCGGCGAGCCACTCGCCGACCGCGCCGGCGTCGAGTTCCGACGGCGAGGCGGCAGCCTCCCCTCGCGGGGCGCCCCGGCGAGCGTGTGAGGCGGGCCGTTCGGACGCGGTCGCCTCGCCACCGCCGCCGGGGCCGTCGTCGCCTTCCGGATCCCCCGGAAGCCCGTCGTCGGTGCCCGCGGCCGGCGACCGCGATGCCCGGGTCTGCTCGGCGTCGGCGTCGCTGGCGCCGTCTGCGTTCGGCGTCGTCCGCTCGGCCGACGGCGGCGAGGACGACGAGGTTGAGCGCGTCGACGACGCGTTCGCCTCCGTAGCGGCGGCTCCGGGCCCTTCCGCCGGCGAAAGTCCCTCTCGGACGGATTCGGCCGTCGAGGCGACGTCCGGATCTCCCGGATCGTCCGCGGCGTCCGTCGTCGCAGCCGCGCCCGCGTCGTCCGACGCGTGCTCCGGCTCCGCACCGTCTGAGCGGTCCGCCGCCGGCGGCTGCTGCGGCTGACGGCGACCGGGCGAGACGACGTACCGGTCGTCGCCCAGTTCACGGACGTACTCGCTTTTCGAGATATCGAGGTCGTCCGGGTCGACGCCGGGGTTCCCGCGCGGCGCGTCGTCGCTCATGGTTCGGTGTTCAGTGGCGTGTGCTAAAAAGTGTAGTCGCGGGCGAGTCGGTCGGCTTACAGCTCGCCGCCCTGCCGCTGCCCGAGCGACTCGGGCAGCGTGAATCCGATCGTCGTCGCGCCGGCTCGGGTGTTGATCTTGATCGTGACCTCGTCAGCTTCCGAGAGCAGGCTGGGGTCCTCGCCCCCCTTGGAGAGATCGAAGTTGATGTCGAACCGGTCGTCAGAGTCGTTGAGCACCGTCGACGAGCGATCCGCGTTCTTCACTCGACTGCTGTCCGGGTTCCTGTGACTTGCGCTGGAGGAAGCCGGCGGTGTTGATGAGGACCCCGGCGGCGAGCGCCGCCACCAGCACCATCGCGATGAACACGATGATGGTCCCAAGCCAGTCGTCGGCCGGGTGGTGGCGCCGACAACTCGGAAATGGAGAGTACCCCCGAGACGTCGCATCCCAGAACGGATAGCTGAGGTGTGGGTATCGATGACGATACTACGGAGCCAGGGACACAGAATTCGGCGGAAGGAGCCGGATAGAAGGCGGTACGCTTATTGCACGCACAATCAGTATTGAGAGTTATGTCCGCGGACGACGAGGATATCATCGAGGTGCTGGGGAACAAGTACAATCCGGAGATCCTCGACGCGGCGGGCGAACCGAAGTCGGCACAGGAGCTCTCCGACCAGTTGGGCGTGCCGATCGCCACCTGTTATCGCCGGATCAACGAACTGGAGAACACAGAACTGTTGGAGTTACACGATCGTCCACTCTCGGACGAACACCGTCGAATCAAGGTGTACCGGCGGTGCGTCGACGGCGTGAGCGTGACCTTCCGCGACGGGCTGACCGTCGAGTTGGAGGAGCGCTCCGAGGTGAAGAACAAGCTCGACGACGTGTGGCGGACGATGACCGACGGGTGATCGGACCCCGAACGACCGCTACGACCGCGGGACTCGACCGCGCCGCCGTTCAGAACCCGGAGTCGGGACTGTCGCGGCCCATCATCGAGAAGCCGCCCGCCCGCTCGTACACCTTGATCCCGCCCTCGTCGATCTCCATCGGGAAGATGTCGGTGTCGATGTCCTGCTTGCGCATCTTCGCCACCCAGACGTAGCGGTTGACGCCGGAGTCCGTCGGCGTCTGGATGAAGTAGATGTTCCCGTCGGTGAGGAAGTTCTCCAGGCCGATCTCGGTCTGGGGGAACACCGCACCCTGCTCGTTGATGAGCAGCGAGGTGAGCCCGTTCTGCTTCAGGATGTCCGAGAACTTCAGGAGGTACGTTCGCTTTTCTTTCTCGTTGTCGAAGAACAGCGAGAACATCGTCAGCGAGTCGAGCACCAGCCGATCGTAGGCGGTGTTCGCGAAGTCCTCCATCAGCGTCTCCAGCGCCGACGAGAAGTCGCCCTCACGGAGCATGTGCTGTTTGTCGTACACCTTGATCGAGCCGTCGTCGACGAGTTCCCCCCAGCGGTCGAAGCCGATCGACTCGGCCGCCTGCCGGATGTCCTCCTCGTTCTCCTCGAAGGAGATGTAGATCCCGTGCTCGTCGTGGTCTATGACGCCGTCATAGAGGTACTGGATCCCGAACAGTGACTTCCCCGTTCCGGGGTTACCGCTCACGAGCACCGTCGCGTCCTTGACGAGACCGCCGTTGAGGATGGAGTCGAGACCGTCGATTCCGGTCGGGACAGTGGCTACCATATTGGTATCCGCCGTCCTCATAAATGAAAACGGTTCCGCCGTGGACCGGTACCGTGAACCCGATCGATGCAGCGGGACCGCGGAACGGGTCAACTGTTCAATTCATCATATGTCCTCGGTAATAGCTTTCTACGGGCGAATCAGTGTGCGATAGCTTTAAGAACGAACACCTCCGGTTGACGAACATGATTGAGGGCGGGGTCGAGCACGCCGGGGGTCGATTGCGGTGACACGGCGCGTGCTCATCGTCGAGGACGAACCCGAGGTCGCCGACTTGTACCGCGGGTACCTCTCGGGGACCTACGACGTCACGGTCGCGAACACGGGCGCGGAGGCGCTCGATCTCGTCGACGACGCGACCGACGCTGTTCTCCTCGATCGGCGGCTTCCGGACACCACCGGGGCGGACGTGCTTGCGGCGATCCGCGAGCGCGACCTCGACTGTCGAGTCGCGATGGTGACCGCCGTCGAGCCGGACGTCGACATCGTCGAGATGGGCTTCGACCTGTACCTCGTGAAACCCGCGACCCGCGACGACATCCAGTCGGCCGTCGAGCGATTGGGGACGCGCGCACAGTACGACGACACGCTCCAACGGACCGCCTCGCTGGTCACGAAACGGGCGGTGCTCGAGGCCGAGCGGACCCCGGCCGAGCTCCGATCCTCGCCGGAGTACGAGGATCTACTCGACGACATCGACTCGCTGCAGTCGGAGATGGACGACCTCGCGGCCGCGTTCTCGCCGGACGACTACCGGATGCTGTTCCGCGATCTCGGCTCGTCGTCCCCGTCCGAGTCGGCCTGATCGCTGAGTCGTTCTCCGATACACGGACGAACGCACGCTCACTCGGCGTCCAGTTGTTCCCCGACGAGCTCGTCGACCGTCGCGAGGAACGCCTCGCGCTCGTCGGCGGGGATCGTCGCGCCCGCGGCGACGTCGTGCCCGCCGCCGTCGCCGCCGACGGCGCGGCTCGCCTCCCGCATCACCGCCGAGAGATCGAGCCCCTCGCCGACGAGGAAGCCGCTTCCCCGCGCGGAGACCTTCGTCTCGTCGTCCCCCTTGTCCGCGAACGCGACGATCGGCTTGCGCGCGGAGACGCCGTCGGCGCCGACGGCCATCCCGGCCACGATGCCGACGATGGTCTCGCGGATCCTGGTGCCGGCGTCGAACCACTGAACGTGCTCCTCGCGCTCGACGCCCTCGTTCGTGACCCACTGGAGCCCCTCCGAGAGGTTCCGGCGGTGGTTCCGAAGCAGGGTCCGGGCGCGGTCGAGCGCCTCCCCGCGGTCGCCGAGACACACCGCGAGCCCCACGTCGGCGCGCTCGTAGCGCGCGGTCGCGTTGAGCAGCGTCGAGAACTCGCTCACGTCGCGGAGTTCGGTGCCGGGCTCCTCGTCGGCGAGCACGTAGGTCGTCCCGACGAGCGAGTCCACGCGCTCGCTGGGGACGCCCGAGGCGACGGCGCGGCGGATGAGCGCGCTGGCGACCGTCCGGCGCTCGCCCGGATCGAGGTCGACCCACCGACGCCACTCGCCGTCCGCGTCCTTCATCGGCACGTCGAGGTCGGAGAGGAACTCGATCGCGCCGGCCTGGTCGTTCGAGATGCCCGGGATTCGGGCCTCGCTGGCGTACTCCAGGAGCTTCGGCAGTGGGCGGGTCTGGCGGCCGTACAGCGCCAGGTCGGTCACTTCCTCCAGCGTGCCGGCGGCGACCGCGTCGGCGACGAGCCCCTCGTTGGCTCCCGAGAGCCCGCCGTCGCCGTCCTGCATGTCGCCGACCGCGCCGACGACCGCGAGGGCCGCGAGATCCCGGTTGTCCGTCCCGGTCGCGTCGCCCAGTGCGTGCGCGAGGAGGTACGAAGCGCCCGCACCTGATAACTCGCTGGCGCCGTCGAGCCCCTCGAGGAGTGGGTTCAGATGGAACTCCGTCTCCGCGTCCGCCGGCTGGTGGTGGTCCGCGATCACGGGGACGAAGTCGCCGGCCTCCTCGTGGGAAGCGATCACGTCGAGTTGGCCGCTGCCGAAGTCGGTGAAGCAGACCACGTCGTAGTCGGTCGCGGCGATCGAGGCGACCGCGTCGGCGTCGAGCTGTTTGAAGAAGGCCGTCTCGAAGTCGAAGCCCGCGCGCTCGAACGCCGCCGTCGCGACCGCGGCGCTGGTGAGGCCGTCGGCGTCGATGTGCGAACACAGGAGGAACTCG
This genomic interval carries:
- a CDS encoding FlaD/FlaE family flagellar protein, encoding MGLLTALSGAGVGGIPGADATLLVSLGLLGASLLDRFRDGDDGPGDVDDDGDDLLGGDDGAFGGDGGGGGDDDDLGDLGGMDDWDDDDPFGGDEGGGGDDGVAELEKRVDDLENEVASLSSTVNTVRSENEEISGKVEDMGEDVRSLLDIYEMVTRGINPFVDDVQGGGGGDFGGEGGFGLFDDTGGEEESEEDLDEDLASADAEGFFDEDLAGDGMDDLDEDSADDGLGDLDGMDEADGLDDDLDGMDEADGLDDDLDGMDEADSFDDDLDGFGDDDADDTDSDTMGTDNGGGKSFSELKDEYESGDADWDEDAAEAEAEAAADEAEDPLDALDAEPESNGHDESGDLGMGGGAEPEPDPDPEPEPDPDPTPQSTAGPTDPSRRGAGVDDDGGFEFVEEDDLSDEPDKPYLTSLPGDYVGDLMVMEWLEFLVEESTTTDAVRAVNYYERVDWIDEEVADQLKGFLSGFGDIDRNLMDRPGTDHLDLDHHTRSLKYIMQLTDATAESVVIDRWPQLSGGMNGLQR
- a CDS encoding chemotaxis protein CheD; protein product: MSPTNSSSAGAPSAAPASEESAPRLKVGLSDAVVADDGAVLVTSGLGSCLGVALSDPSAGVGALLHAMLPVADGRPGAPEKFVVDGIDATVDAMADAGADPDGVRAKIAGAAEMIEFNANGTDGSVGNRNVAAAEAALSERGIVVDGTDTGGDRGRSLRFDTATGALHVSYAGGETIVL
- a CDS encoding chemotaxis protein CheC, which gives rise to MYVDIQSLGEFSDLARQGADRAADALGQLAGANVYVDVTDVTLMAAGDLRESFAGREFVGVEIGLQGGISGQTVLAFELEAAESLVERLMPGGGDGEFVRSGVTEAGNIMTSGFIDGWADHLGVGIDMTPPAYVRASGIDILPDGAFDADRQGVFMFESQISSMDEDLEFAIYMLPEYAGFTDMLGHDGPVGEAGDAVPVNKLPTFNRMTEQGAASAADNITMMTGTETDVDVSRLRFVPVQDVPAELGTETVAGTVFELHGDPSGYLAILFDEASAEEVADGMIPTETEPGIGDMEKGALRELGNIMTSGFIDGWANVLGTSIEHTPPQFVHDMGSAVMSPLVGRLGRTQDHAFIIDSTVRTPDGNVRCDIYALPDQRELAAALDRIEPAATDGGLPR
- the cheY gene encoding chemotaxis protein CheY, whose amino-acid sequence is MPTSVLIADDSEFMRNLLREILEGEFEIVGEAENGVEAVDLYGEHAPDIVMMDIVMPIRNGIEATTEITEEHPDASVIMCTSVGQEEKMKAAIKAGAEGYITKPFQKPNVLEAINDVVPA
- a CDS encoding DUF7500 family protein, with translation MSDDAPRGNPGVDPDDLDISKSEYVRELGDDRYVVSPGRRQPQQPPAADRSDGAEPEHASDDAGAAATTDAADDPGDPDVASTAESVREGLSPAEGPGAAATEANASSTRSTSSSSPPSAERTTPNADGASDADAEQTRASRSPAAGTDDGLPGDPEGDDGPGGGGEATASERPASHARRGAPRGEAAASPSELDAGAVGEWLAASLADTEFAYGFDATLSIDGRTARHRMASDDVGETFETLVTWFADAVGGDTETADALGILLAGMDTAPRLSPNAVRSALAGLGVSRDDSVEDVLAALDEAGGLRLK
- a CDS encoding helix-turn-helix domain-containing protein, giving the protein MSADDEDIIEVLGNKYNPEILDAAGEPKSAQELSDQLGVPIATCYRRINELENTELLELHDRPLSDEHRRIKVYRRCVDGVSVTFRDGLTVELEERSEVKNKLDDVWRTMTDG
- a CDS encoding RAD55 family ATPase, coding for MVATVPTGIDGLDSILNGGLVKDATVLVSGNPGTGKSLFGIQYLYDGVIDHDEHGIYISFEENEEDIRQAAESIGFDRWGELVDDGSIKVYDKQHMLREGDFSSALETLMEDFANTAYDRLVLDSLTMFSLFFDNEKEKRTYLLKFSDILKQNGLTSLLINEQGAVFPQTEIGLENFLTDGNIYFIQTPTDSGVNRYVWVAKMRKQDIDTDIFPMEIDEGGIKVYERAGGFSMMGRDSPDSGF
- a CDS encoding HalX domain-containing protein; translated protein: MAVTRRVLIVEDEPEVADLYRGYLSGTYDVTVANTGAEALDLVDDATDAVLLDRRLPDTTGADVLAAIRERDLDCRVAMVTAVEPDVDIVEMGFDLYLVKPATRDDIQSAVERLGTRAQYDDTLQRTASLVTKRAVLEAERTPAELRSSPEYEDLLDDIDSLQSEMDDLAAAFSPDDYRMLFRDLGSSSPSESA
- a CDS encoding DHHA1 domain-containing protein, with product MASADADETRSEPDESDGFPVPELRERAEACAGRLREAGEFLLCSHIDADGLTSAAVATAAFERAGFDFETAFFKQLDADAVASIAATDYDVVCFTDFGSGQLDVIASHEEAGDFVPVIADHHQPADAETEFHLNPLLEGLDGASELSGAGASYLLAHALGDATGTDNRDLAALAVVGAVGDMQDGDGGLSGANEGLVADAVAAGTLEEVTDLALYGRQTRPLPKLLEYASEARIPGISNDQAGAIEFLSDLDVPMKDADGEWRRWVDLDPGERRTVASALIRRAVASGVPSERVDSLVGTTYVLADEEPGTELRDVSEFSTLLNATARYERADVGLAVCLGDRGEALDRARTLLRNHRRNLSEGLQWVTNEGVEREEHVQWFDAGTRIRETIVGIVAGMAVGADGVSARKPIVAFADKGDDETKVSARGSGFLVGEGLDLSAVMREASRAVGGDGGGHDVAAGATIPADEREAFLATVDELVGEQLDAE